One genomic region from Salvia hispanica cultivar TCC Black 2014 chromosome 2, UniMelb_Shisp_WGS_1.0, whole genome shotgun sequence encodes:
- the LOC125207309 gene encoding probable methyltransferase PMT2 gives MANKYHSGDGRTRSSVSIFIVAGLCCFFYILGAWQRSGFGKGDKIAIRMAESGSDCNILSNLNFETHHGGEAGVIDDSDSKVTVFKPCPSKYTDYTPCQDQRRAMSFPRENMFYRERHCPSQEQKLHCLIPAPKGYVAPFPWPKSRDYVPYANAPYKSLTVEKAIQNWIQYEGNVFRFPGGGTQFPQGADKYIDQLASVIPIANGTVRTALDTGCGVASWGAYLWKRNVIAMSFAPRDSHEAQVQFALERGVPAVIGVLGTIETPYPSSAFDMAHCSRCLIPWGVNDGLYMKEVDRVLRPGGYWVLSGPPINWKTNYKAWQRPMEDLQEEQRKIEEVAKLLCWEKKAEIGEIAVWQKSKDVNSCRAAQENSGATICKSEDADDVWYKKMESCITQTNNGNNEPSGELRPFPERLYAIPPRIASDSIAGVSVEAYHEDNKQWKKHVNAYRKIIKILDTGRYRNIMDMNAGLGGFAAALQSPKLWVMNVVPTIAEKSTLGVIFERGLIGIYHDWCEAFSTYPRTYDLIHANGVFSLYKDKCNFEDILLEMDRILRPEGAVIFRDEVDVLVKVKKIIAGMRWDSKMMDHEDGPLIPQKIMVAVKQYWVGNSTSA, from the exons ATGGCAAACAAGTATCATTCAGGGGATGGTAGGACCAGGAGTTCGGTGTCAATCTTTATTGTAGCTGGTTTGTGTTGTTTCTTCTACATACTAGGAGCATGGCAGAGAAGTGGATTTGGGAAAGGGGACAAGATAGCTATCCGGATGGCTGAGAGTGGATCAGATTGCAATATCCTCTCGAACCTCAATTTTGAAACCCATCATGGTGGTGAAGCTGGGGTAATCGATGATTCTGATTCCAAGGTGACGGTGTTCAAACCTTGTCCTTCTAAGTACACTGATTATACCCCCTGCCAAGATCAAAGACGTGCGATGTCTTTCCCTAGGGAGAACATGTTCTACCGCGAGAGACATTGCCCTTCTCAAGAACAAAAGCTGCATTGCCTTATTCCGGCTCCTAAAGGCTATGTGGCCCCGTTCCCTTGGCCAAAGAGTCGTGATTACGTTCCCTATGCTAACGCTCCATACAAAAGCTTGACTGTCGAGAAGGCCATTCAGAACTGGATCCAGTACGAGGGAAATGTGTTTAGGTTTCCTGGTGGAGGAACACAGTTTCCTCAGGGAGCTGATAAGTACATCGACCAGCTTGCTTCGGTCATTCCAATTGCAAATGGAACAGTTAGGACGGCTTTGGACACTGGTTGCGGG GTTGCTAGTTGGGGTGCATATCTCTGGAAACGAAATGTCATAGCAATGTCGTTTGCACCAAGAGACTCACATGAAGCCCAGGTTCAGTTTGCTCTTGAAAGGGGCGTCCCTGCTGTCATTGGTGTTCTTGGAACAATTGAGACTCCATATCCGTCAAGTGCATTTGATATGGCTCATTGTTCGCGTTGTCTTATACCTTGGGGTGTCAATG ACGGACTTTATATGAAGGAAGTCGATCGTGTGCTTAGACCTGGTGGGTATTGGGTGCTTTCGGGGCCTCCCATCAATTGGAAGACTAATTATAAGGCATGGCAACGCCCAATGGAAGATCTCCAGGAGGAACAAAGAAAGATTGAAGAGGTTGCTAAGCTTCTCTGCTGGGAGAAGAAGGCCGAGATTGGTGAAATTGCAGTATGGCAGAAATCAAAGGATGTCAATTCCTGTCGTGCTGCACAAGAAAATTCAGGAGCCACTATCTGTAAATCTGAAGATGCTGATGATGTCTG GTACAAGAAAATGGAGTCATGTATTACTCAGACTAACAATGGTAACAATGAACCGTCTGGGGAACTCAGGCCATTCCCCGAGAGGCTTTATGCCATCCCACCAAGAATTGCTAGTGATTCAATTGCTGGAGTTTCTGTTGAGGCATATCACGAGGACAATAAGCAATGGAAAAAGCATGTGAATGCCTATAGAAAGATTATCAAGATTCTCGACACTGGAAGGTATCGCAATATCATGGATATGAATGCTGGCCTTGGAGGCTTTGCTGCTGCTCTTCAATCTCCCAAACTGTGGGTCATGAATGTAGTACCGACAATTGCTGAGAAAAGCACCCTCGGTGTCATATTTGAGAGAGGGTTGATTGGCATCTATCACGACTG GTGTGAAGCCTTCTCTACATATCCAAGGACTTATGATCTCATCCATGCTAATGGAGTTTTCAGCTTGTACAAGGACAA GTGTAACTTCGAGGACATCTTGTTAGAAATGGACCGGATCTTGAGGCCTGAAGGCGCAGTCATATTCCGTGACGAAGTGGATGTGCTTGTGAAGGTGAAGAAGATCATCGCAGGTATGAGGTGGGATTCCAAAATGATGGATCATGAAGATGGTCCTCTCATACCTCAGAAGATAATGGTAGCAGTCAAGCAATACTGGGTGGGCAACTCCACTTCTGCATAG
- the LOC125207310 gene encoding sphinganine C4-monooxygenase 1-like: MEMINGVTVSDELLGTFAPIIVYWIYSGIYVLLGSLDDYRLHTRKDEDDKNLVSKNHVVKGVLLQQAVQAVVASLLFAITGSDSDPADAQPTSLIVLARQFLVGMMVLDTWQYFMHRYMHQNKFLYKHIHSQHHRLVVPYAYGALYNHPIEGLLLDTVGGALSFLVSGMSPRASIFFFSFATLKTVDDHCGLWLPGNLFHLLFRNNSAYHDIHHQLYGNKYNFSQPFFVMWDRILGTYMPYSLEKNVDGGFEARPSKEYKEE; the protein is encoded by the exons ATGGAGATGATCAATGGTGTAACAGTGTCGGACGAATTGCTGGGGACATTTGCGCCCATAATCGTCTACTGGATATATTCCGGGATTTACGTCTTGCTTGGCTCACTCGACGATTACAGGCTGCACACGCGCAAGGATGAAGATGACAAGAATTTGGTCTCCAAAAACCACGTCGTCAAAGGTGTCCTCCTCCAGCAGGCGGTTCAGGCCGTCGTCGCCTCCCTTCTCTTCGCC ATTACTGGAAGTGACAGTGATCCTGCGGATGCTCAGCCGACCTCCCTCATTGTTCTTGCTAGGCAATTCTTGGTTGGGATGATGGTGTTAGATACCTGGCAATACTTTATGCACCGCTACATGCACCAAAATAAGTTCTTGTACAAGCACATTCATTCTCAACATCACCGGCTGGTTGTCCCCTACGCATATGGAGCTCTGTACAATCACCCCATTGAAGGTCTGCTTCTGGACACAGTTGGTGGTGCTCTATCCTTCCTCGTATCAGGCATGTCTCCTCGAGCttctatcttcttcttttcattTGCTACCCTCAAAACAGTCGATGACCACTGCGGGCTATGGCTACCGGGCAATCTCTTCCACCTTCTCTTTAGAAACAACTCTGCCTATCACGATATCCACCACCAGCTCTACGGCAACAAGTATAACTTCTCGCAGCCATTCTTTGTGATGTGGGATAGGATCCTCGGCACTTACATGCCGTATTCGCTTGAGAAGAATGTTGACGGGGGCTTTGAAGCACGGCCCTCGAAAGAATATAAGGAAGAGTGA